One Clostridium sp. CM027 genomic window carries:
- a CDS encoding glycoside hydrolase family 38 C-terminal domain-containing protein produces MKRDIKILMHTHWDREWYFTKDETQVLLRNHFQEVIQFLEEHEDIIYILDGQSVMIDDFLEVAPEWEDRLRAVVQSNQLRTGPWYTQTDLLIVHGESIIRNLYYGIKTALKYGDVMKVGYAPDTFGHSSQMPQIYKQFGIESTVFWRGFSELMAPKSDFIWEGIDGSRIYGINLATGYQGAKYLESDYDALKQRTGKILEVLDNYSAGNARLVMNGHDQMPIQKDIHLIIKHLKKIYPDDNISVSDFESYVDSLRDCKLEVVEGELIHSKHARIHRTINSTRMDIKLLNTEIEYKMYNILEPLAVLASHLKLDYPHALFAKCYKQMFGAHAHDSIGGCNSDYVNQDIKKRLLNVKEAVDTQTELYMRLISLGNKNQDEKTITIYNFLPHLRKDQFVEIELITRSSNFEILDEESNHIEYVLLEQELVDAGLIDRQVAARLLDIKVYKSKVKAKINEIDGLSIRYLSYKDLEGNKQVNINNDESIENEFYELLVQENTISLKNKSTGEVVQNVISIENSGDAGDSYDYSPPHKDILINHQNVNITNITTIKDSNLEVLKCKLNYIVPNDLNERAEGKLSTEVCFEVNITLYKGDAKGYVQIRHTNMAMDARYRLVFNTEIVSDTVQVDSHLSVVKKPVYNHKELSVWKEEKWVEKPVSIETFQSYISLENEDKQGTIFAYGLKEYEVYDKNIYITLFRCFSHLGKRELINRPGRPSGIEIETPDNQLQNQKFTFNLAFTFHKPKVNKAFEGKEFLTPIMGYQLKEFNRFNVNIPRFTTNINTSLNLDLNGCVVSALKLTEQTNDLFIRMFNPKDENVSLVFTEETYLATPTENKLEKITAYTIKPQEILNIIIKK; encoded by the coding sequence ATGAAAAGAGATATAAAGATACTTATGCATACGCATTGGGATCGTGAATGGTATTTTACAAAAGATGAAACACAGGTGCTACTCAGAAACCATTTCCAGGAAGTAATTCAGTTTTTAGAGGAACATGAAGATATTATATATATATTAGACGGTCAAAGTGTCATGATAGATGATTTTTTGGAGGTGGCACCAGAATGGGAAGATCGGTTAAGGGCGGTAGTACAGTCAAATCAGCTTCGCACTGGACCATGGTACACCCAAACAGACTTACTGATTGTCCATGGAGAATCAATAATTCGTAATTTATATTATGGGATTAAAACCGCACTTAAATATGGAGACGTGATGAAAGTTGGGTATGCGCCAGACACTTTTGGGCATTCCAGTCAGATGCCACAAATTTACAAACAGTTTGGTATTGAAAGTACAGTCTTTTGGCGAGGGTTCAGTGAATTAATGGCCCCAAAATCAGACTTTATTTGGGAAGGAATTGATGGAAGTAGAATTTATGGAATTAATCTTGCCACTGGTTATCAAGGAGCCAAATATTTAGAGTCTGATTATGATGCTTTGAAGCAGCGTACGGGGAAAATTCTAGAGGTACTAGATAACTACAGTGCAGGTAATGCCAGGCTTGTTATGAACGGTCACGATCAGATGCCTATCCAAAAAGATATACATCTTATTATAAAACACTTAAAAAAAATATATCCCGACGATAATATAAGCGTTAGTGATTTTGAGAGTTACGTAGATTCTTTAAGGGATTGTAAGCTTGAAGTTGTAGAAGGAGAGCTTATCCACAGCAAGCATGCACGAATTCATCGAACCATCAATTCTACAAGAATGGATATTAAGCTACTTAATACTGAAATTGAATATAAAATGTACAATATTTTAGAACCTTTAGCAGTTTTAGCATCGCATTTAAAATTAGACTACCCTCATGCACTATTCGCTAAATGTTATAAACAGATGTTTGGCGCTCATGCTCATGATAGTATAGGCGGTTGTAATTCAGATTATGTAAATCAAGATATTAAGAAAAGATTACTAAATGTGAAAGAGGCCGTGGATACACAAACTGAGTTGTATATGAGGTTAATTTCTTTAGGAAATAAGAATCAAGATGAAAAAACTATTACAATTTACAACTTTTTACCGCATTTAAGAAAAGATCAATTTGTAGAAATTGAATTGATTACCCGTTCAAGTAATTTCGAGATCCTAGATGAAGAAAGTAATCATATTGAATATGTGTTATTAGAACAAGAATTGGTTGATGCGGGACTTATTGATCGTCAAGTGGCTGCTCGCTTATTGGATATAAAAGTCTATAAAAGTAAAGTAAAAGCAAAAATAAATGAAATTGATGGGCTTAGTATTCGCTATTTAAGTTATAAAGACCTTGAGGGGAATAAGCAGGTAAATATAAACAATGATGAGTCCATTGAAAATGAATTTTATGAACTGCTAGTTCAGGAAAATACAATATCATTGAAAAATAAATCTACCGGTGAAGTTGTACAAAATGTAATTTCCATTGAGAATAGTGGTGATGCAGGTGATAGTTATGATTATTCACCGCCACACAAAGATATACTTATAAATCATCAAAATGTTAACATTACAAATATTACCACCATCAAAGATAGTAATTTAGAAGTACTAAAATGTAAGCTTAATTATATTGTACCAAATGACCTTAATGAAAGAGCAGAAGGCAAGCTTAGCACAGAGGTATGTTTTGAAGTTAACATAACCTTATATAAGGGAGATGCAAAAGGTTATGTGCAAATAAGGCATACCAATATGGCCATGGATGCCAGATATCGATTGGTATTTAATACAGAGATTGTTTCCGATACAGTCCAGGTAGATTCTCATTTATCTGTTGTTAAAAAGCCTGTGTATAACCATAAAGAACTTTCAGTTTGGAAAGAAGAAAAATGGGTGGAAAAACCTGTCTCTATTGAAACTTTTCAATCCTATATTTCTTTAGAAAATGAAGATAAGCAAGGAACTATTTTTGCTTATGGATTAAAAGAATATGAGGTTTACGATAAAAACATTTATATTACACTCTTTAGATGCTTTTCCCACCTTGGAAAACGTGAACTTATAAATCGGCCAGGAAGACCTTCAGGCATTGAAATTGAAACACCTGATAATCAACTCCAAAATCAGAAATTTACATTTAACTTAGCATTTACTTTCCATAAGCCAAAGGTTAATAAAGCCTTTGAAGGAAAAGAATTTTTAACTCCTATTATGGGGTATCAATTAAAGGAATTTAATCGTTTTAATGTTAATATACCTAGGTTTACAACCAATATTAATACAAGTTTAAATTTGGATTTAAATGGATGCGTTGTATCTGCATTAAAACTTACAGAACAAACAAATGATCTTTTTATACGGATGTTTAACCCTAAGGATGAGAATGTTTCACTTGTTTTCACAGAAGAAACTTACTTAGCAACTCCAACCGAAAACAAATTAGAGAAAATAACAGCCTACACTATTAAACCACAAGAAATTTTAAACATTATAATTAAAAAATAG
- a CDS encoding PTS transporter subunit EIIC yields MSNFKKNFQSFGKSLLFPISLLSFMAIFLGLAAALQNPNIIKAIPFLGNEPLQIFLGLIRKVSGLPFAQLPLLFAMAIPLGMVKRDKEVAVFSAVVGYIAMLVGISYILSVQGLTPLTTTVEYLTANKSMSQVDAILKNSLFTNMLGIFVYNMNVIGGIIAGLMGVLIHNKFRKTELHPALSFYSGKRFVPIISALIMVIVGMILAFVWPAINAAIISTGKLISEAGLFGVFLYGFTEKIINPTGLHHILNQTFRFTALGGIETIDGNNLVGAMQIYLYQLDNNLQFSTNATQYLAQGKILHMAFGMPAVVYAIYRKALPEKRDKVIKFFLAGLTAAILTGITEPIEFTFIFISPLLWIVNSVFAGLSFLVPAMFHAAIGNIQGGIIDWFVFGVLQGAQTKWVIYLFLGPIFFAMYYFSFSFIISKFNVMTIGRSKSDFEDSEEETGTGEALTGDDKISARNIVEGLGGLDNIVDVDNCISRLRVELKDGSKINKDLIKKTKPNGIIIPDPNTIHIVYGGRVTKIRNMVDDYIYNLKSVK; encoded by the coding sequence ATGTCAAATTTTAAGAAGAATTTTCAAAGCTTTGGGAAGTCATTATTATTTCCAATTTCTTTATTGTCCTTTATGGCAATATTTTTGGGGCTGGCTGCAGCGCTTCAGAATCCAAACATTATTAAAGCGATACCTTTTTTAGGAAATGAGCCATTACAAATCTTTTTAGGACTTATCCGTAAAGTATCCGGACTGCCATTTGCACAACTTCCTTTATTGTTTGCTATGGCAATCCCACTTGGAATGGTAAAACGTGATAAAGAAGTTGCAGTGTTTTCTGCAGTTGTTGGCTATATTGCAATGCTTGTTGGTATAAGTTATATTTTAAGCGTGCAAGGACTTACACCATTAACAACAACTGTTGAATATTTAACGGCAAATAAATCAATGAGTCAAGTGGATGCAATCTTGAAGAATTCATTATTTACAAATATGCTTGGAATATTTGTCTATAACATGAATGTGATTGGCGGTATTATAGCAGGTCTTATGGGAGTTCTAATCCATAATAAATTCAGAAAAACGGAATTACATCCAGCCTTATCATTTTATAGTGGTAAGCGATTTGTTCCAATTATCTCAGCACTTATCATGGTAATTGTGGGTATGATACTAGCATTTGTTTGGCCAGCGATTAATGCAGCAATTATTTCCACAGGAAAACTTATCAGTGAAGCAGGACTATTTGGAGTTTTCCTTTATGGGTTTACAGAAAAGATCATCAATCCTACAGGATTACATCATATTTTAAACCAAACATTCCGTTTTACGGCATTAGGTGGGATAGAGACTATCGATGGGAATAATTTAGTTGGTGCAATGCAGATTTATCTTTATCAACTAGATAACAATTTACAGTTTTCAACAAATGCAACACAGTATTTAGCACAAGGTAAAATCTTACACATGGCATTTGGAATGCCAGCTGTAGTATATGCTATTTACCGTAAAGCTCTTCCAGAGAAACGAGACAAAGTGATTAAATTCTTTTTAGCTGGTTTAACTGCGGCTATTCTAACAGGAATTACAGAACCGATTGAATTTACATTCATATTTATTTCTCCTCTCTTATGGATTGTGAATTCTGTTTTTGCAGGTCTTTCATTTTTAGTACCTGCTATGTTTCATGCTGCTATTGGAAATATTCAAGGTGGAATTATTGACTGGTTTGTTTTCGGAGTATTACAAGGTGCACAAACGAAATGGGTTATTTACTTGTTTTTAGGCCCGATTTTCTTTGCAATGTATTATTTCTCATTTAGCTTTATTATTTCTAAATTCAACGTAATGACAATTGGAAGAAGTAAATCTGACTTTGAAGATTCTGAAGAAGAAACGGGAACTGGAGAAGCTTTAACTGGTGATGATAAAATTTCAGCACGTAATATCGTTGAAGGCCTAGGCGGTCTTGACAATATTGTGGATGTAGATAACTGCATTTCACGTTTGCGTGTTGAGTTAAAAGATGGTTCAAAAATAAATAAGGATTTAATAAAAAAGACAAAACCAAATGGTATAATTATTCCTGATCCAAATACAATTCATATTGTTTATGGGGGAAGAGTTACAAAAATACGAAACATGGTAGATGATTATATTTACAATTTAAAATCAGTAAAATAA